A window of the Candidatus Angelobacter sp. genome harbors these coding sequences:
- a CDS encoding glutamate-5-semialdehyde dehydrogenase, with amino-acid sequence MTLTEQMTQLAQQARAASRELARLTTAEKNDCLQAMATALEQNRDDIKKANARDLEAGVQVGLSPAMLDRLKLDDKRVAEMAKGLREIAALADPIGRILTERTRPNGLRLQKISVPIGVVVIIYESRPNVTADAASLCFKSGNATILRGGKEALNSNRVIAEIMVEAARQNLPRFPAHAIQVVATTDREAIRELLSLTQYVDLCMPRGGEGLIRMVTECSKVPVIKHYKGVCHVFVDADADLKMAAEIVMNAKCQRPAVCNAMETLLVDKAVAAGFLPAIDRKLGEKKVRLRADDATRAILQSAICDLQPVGEADYFTEYNDYVLNIRVVDGVRQAIDHINHYGSAHSDSIVTKNEAHAKQFLAEVDSAAVYWNASTRFTDGGEFGMGAEIGISTDKVGARGPMGLDELTTYKWVGIGNGQVRV; translated from the coding sequence CTGGAACAAAACCGCGACGACATCAAAAAGGCGAATGCGCGCGACCTGGAAGCTGGCGTGCAGGTGGGCCTCTCGCCCGCGATGCTTGACCGACTCAAACTCGATGACAAACGAGTGGCAGAAATGGCAAAAGGTCTGCGCGAAATCGCGGCCCTCGCGGATCCCATCGGAAGAATCTTGACCGAACGGACGCGCCCAAACGGACTCAGGCTCCAAAAAATCTCAGTGCCCATCGGCGTCGTCGTCATCATCTATGAGTCGCGACCGAATGTCACCGCGGACGCTGCGAGCCTTTGTTTCAAGTCCGGCAACGCGACGATACTGCGCGGAGGCAAAGAGGCGTTGAACTCCAACCGTGTCATCGCCGAAATCATGGTCGAGGCGGCGCGACAAAACCTTCCGCGTTTTCCCGCTCATGCGATTCAGGTCGTCGCGACGACCGACCGCGAAGCGATCAGAGAACTGCTGTCCCTCACGCAATACGTTGATCTCTGCATGCCGCGCGGCGGCGAGGGGCTTATCCGCATGGTGACGGAGTGCTCGAAAGTCCCGGTCATCAAACACTACAAGGGTGTCTGCCATGTGTTCGTGGACGCCGACGCCGATCTGAAAATGGCAGCCGAAATCGTCATGAACGCGAAGTGCCAGCGGCCGGCCGTGTGCAACGCAATGGAAACCCTGCTTGTGGACAAAGCCGTCGCCGCGGGATTCCTGCCCGCGATTGACCGCAAACTGGGCGAAAAAAAGGTCCGGCTCCGGGCCGACGACGCGACGCGCGCCATCCTCCAATCCGCGATCTGCGACCTGCAACCGGTGGGCGAGGCTGACTACTTCACCGAGTACAACGATTACGTCCTCAACATCCGCGTCGTGGACGGCGTGCGACAGGCCATCGATCACATCAACCACTACGGCTCGGCTCATTCCGACAGCATCGTCACGAAAAACGAAGCGCACGCGAAACAGTTCCTCGCGGAAGTCGATTCGGCGGCGGTCTATTGGAACGCCTCGACGCGCTTCACGGACGGCGGTGAGTTTGGCATGGGCGCGGAAATCGGCATCAGCACGGACAAAGTTGGAGCGCGTGGTCCGATGGGCCTGGACGAATTGACCACCTACAAATGGGTCGGCATTGGCAACGGTCAAGTGCGCGTCTGA